The Phormidium sp. PBR-2020 DNA segment TCTTGGTTCACCATCCCTTCGATGATGAGAGTTTACCCCAACTGGTCGTTCCCGATACCCTGGCAGCCTATCAACGGTTGGGCCGCTGGTGGCGGGATACTCATGCGGTTCCGGTGATTGGGGTGACGGGTTCGGTGGGGAAAACCACCACCAAGGAACTGATTGCGGCGGTGTTAGGGATTCATGGCAATGTCCTGAAAACTCAGGAAAACTTCAATAACGAGATTGGCGTTCCCAAAACCCTGTTGCAACTGAATGAGAATCACACCTACGCCGTGGTAGAAATGGCCATGCGGGGAAAGGGGCAAATTGCCGAACTGACCCATATTGCCCGCCCAGATATTGGGGTAATTACCAACGTGGGAACGGCCCATATTGGTTTGTTGGGATCGCGAGAGGCGATCGCCCAGGCCAAATGTGAACTCTTGGCGGAAATGCCCCAAACCGGCTGTGCGGTTCTCAATGCCGATGATGCGTTGTTAATGGAGACGGCGGCCCAGGTTTGGTCTGGGAAAACCGTCACCTTTGGCTTAACCGCCGGGGACTTACAGGGCAAACTGATTGATTCCGAAACCCTAGAATTAGAGGGAATCTCCTATCCTCTCCCCCTTCCCGGCCGCCATAACGCCCTCAATTATCTAGCGGCGATCGCCGTGGCCCGCCTCCTCAACCTCAACACCAACCGCCTCAACCACGGCTTAGCCGTAAATATTCCCAATGGCCGGGCCCAGAAACATCTCCTCCCTGGGGATGTGGTGTTTCTCGATGAAACCTATAACGCCGGACTCGAATCGATGTTGGCCTCTTTAGACTTATTAGCAGAGAGTCCGGGCCAACGTCGTATTGCCGTGTTAGGAACCATGAAGGAGTTAGGGGAACAATCCCTGGACTTTCACCGACAGGTGGGGGAACGGGTGAAGCAATTGAAATTAGATGCCTTGTTTGTCCTCGCCGAACTCCCAGAAGCCGAAGCTATGGCGGATGGGGCCTATGGAATCTCCTTTGTGGATATCGAAAACTTGGAGAGTCCCCAGGCCCATGATGCCCTAGCCTCGCGGTTGCAGGAGTTCTTGCAAGAGGGCGATCGCGTCTTGTTCAAAGCCTCCCATTCCGTCGCCCTCGATCGCATTATCCAACGGCTGAAAGCCTAGGCGGATAGTTTCCCCACTTCTGGCCTCCATCCACCCCCTATCCTATCCAACGAGACTGTGACCTCTGTGAATCGCCTAAACCCACTCCTCAACTGGGGATTACGCCTAACAACTCTCTCCTGTCTCGCCGGTGGTGTCCTGGCGGCGGAGATCTCCCCCCCTCAGAAACAGCAATCCGCCCCCTCCGCCGAGGCCCAAGTCCCCGAGAGGTTCGCCCAATGGTGTCAGCAGCGCGATCGCCTCCCAGAGACGACGCAACGGACCATTGAGGTGATGTTACGTCGCGCCGATCGCCAGGACTGTCTCGAAGCCGAAACCCGCCTGAATGAGATTGACGATCTCAATCTTAGCGCCCAATCCCTCAGTGACTTACGCCCTCTCGCCTCGCTGACGCATCTGACGCGTCTCGATTTGAGTGTCAATGAGATTGAGGACATCTCCCCCCTGGAAAATCTGACCCAATTGGAAGAAGTCTTACTGAGTCTCAACCAGATTGAGGATATCTCCGCCCTAGAACCCCTGGTGAATCTGCGTCTTATCAACCTCGATCGCAATCAAATTGAGGATATTTCCCCCCTGAGTTCCTTAGAAAACTTGCGGGTGTTGTTCCTCAATGAGAACCAGATCGACGATATTTCGGCCCTCGGGAGGTTGCCGGAATTACGATTTTTATTTATCAATGACAATCAGATCGACGATATTTCGGCCCTAACGGGCTTAATCAATCTGCAAACCTTATCCCTCAATCAGAACCAGATTACAGATATTTCCCCGCTGCGGCCCCTGGTTGAGATGTATGAATTGCATCTCGACAATAATCAAATTTCTGACCTCGATGGCTTGCAAGGGATGACGGGTTTAAATGAGTTGTATCTCAGTGGCAATCAAATTCGCAATATCGAGCCATTATCAGCCTTAAATGCCTTGACACAATTGTATGTTCGTGATAATAAAATCAGCGATATCAGCCCTCTCCCTGACTTAGCCAGTCTCAACTGGGTCGACTTTGAGGGAAACGAGATTTTAGACATTTCGCCGTTGGGGGAGATGACGACCTTAGTCCGGGTCATTTTGCGAGACAACCCCGTGACCCCCTCCACCTGTCCCGTGGAACCCTCTATTTGTCAATTTGAACCCGACGTGTAAGACCATTTTGGACGGTAGGGGCGTACCCTTGTGGTCGCCCGGGTGTACCCTTGTGGTCGCCCTCCCTAGATGACGTTGCCCTCATCGGGGTAAACTGATTGACTGTTAAGGATTAACGATTCGCTGATAATGCCTACCTTTCTCCTCGAAGTCGGGACCGAAGAACTCCCCGCCAGTTTTGTCGACGGGGCGATCGCCCAATGGCGCGATCGCATCCCCGCCTCTCTCAGCGAGGCCTTCCTCGAACCGGCCGCAGTGGAGATTTACGGAACCCCACGCCGTCTCGCGGTTTTGCTGCATAACCTCCCCAGTCAACAACCCAATCGCAGCGAAGACATCAAAGGCCCCCCAGTTCGGGCCGCCTACAACGATGGACAACCCACCAAAGCCGCCGAAGGGTTCGCCCGCAAACAAGACGTCTCCCTAGACGACTTAGAAATCCGCGACACGGAGAAAGGAGAATTTGTCTTTGTCCGCAAACAGATTCCCGGCCGGCCCACGGCGGAGATTTTGACAGAACTCATCCCCCAATGGATTTTCAAACTCGAAGGAAAACGCTTTATGCGTTGGGGCGATGGAGATTTGCGGTTTCCCCGTCCCATTCGTTGGCTGGTAGCCCTCCTCGATGAGAGTATTTTACCCCTAACCATTACCAGTGGATCGGATGTGGTGACGAGCGATCGCCACTCCGCCGGCCATCGGGTTCTGCATCCCGATCCCGTCTCCATTAGCAACGCCGCCGACTACCTAGAAAATTTGCGTCAAGCGGCGATCGAAGTCACCCCCCAACGCCGTCGCGACAGCATCATCGAGGGGATTCACCGCTGCGCCGCCCAAGTGGGGGGAACCGCTGATATCCCCGACGACCTCCTCGCGGAAGTGGTGCAATTGGTGGAATATCCCACCGCCGTCCTGGGCAAATTTGACGATGATTTCCTAATTTTGCCCCCGGAAGTCATCACCACGGTCATGGTGTCTCATCAACGTTATTTCCCGGTTCTCAACGCTGAAAAACCCCAAGAACTCCTGCCTTATTTTATCACCATTTCTAACGGTGATCCAGCCAAATCTGACCTCATCGCCGCCGGAAATGAGCGAGTCATTCGGGCGCGATTGGCGGATGGGGAGTTTTTCTATAAAGCCGACTGTGAACAGCCCTTAGAAACCCTCGTTCCTCAGTTGGAAACGATTACCTTCCAAGAAGATTTAGGGACGGTTAAAGATAAAGTCGATCGCCTAACGGCCGTCGCCGACCAACTGGGTCAAGCCCTACATCTATCGGAGTCTGATCAGGCGAACATTCGCCGGGCCTGCTATCTTTGCAAAGCAGACTTAGTGAGCCAAATGGTCTATGAGTTCCCGGAACTGCAAGGGGTTATGGGTGAGAAATACGCCCGAGTCAGTGGGGAAGCCGAAGCCGTTTCTCGGGCAATTTTCGAGCATTACTTACCGCGCGGGGCAGATGATATTTTGCCGCAAACCGTGACCGGACAAATTGTCGGTTTGAGCGATCGCCTCGATACCCTAGTCAGTATTTTTGGCCTAGGCTTATTACCCAGTGGGTCCTCCGATCCCTTCGCCCTCCGTCGCGCCGCCAATGCAGTGGTCAATATCATCTGGGCAGCGAATTTAGAACTCAATCTCAATCAGTTCTTACAGCAAGGCGTGGAGACCTTCAAAACCGCCCATCCCCAAGCCTCCCCCGAGTTACTCACGCAACTGCAAGAGTTCTTCCTGCAACGGTTACAAACCCTATTACAAGATGACAAGGGCATTGATTATGACCTCGTCAATGGAGTATTAGGAGAAGATGACGCCGATTATGCCCAACGGGCGTTAGAGGATGTTTTGGATACCCGCGATCGCGCCGAGTTTCTGCAAAAAATCCGGCAAGAGGGAACCCTAGACGTGATTTATGAAATCGTCAATCGGTCTGCCCGTTTAGCCAAAAAAGGAAGCCTCTCTACCCAAGACTTGAACCCCGAAACCGTCATCAATCCCGAGTTATTTGAATCTTCCGCTGAACAGGGATTTTATGATGCCTTACTGGGGCTATTACCGCGCACCGAAGCCGCCCAGCGAGACCGTAACTATAGCCAACTCATTGAAGGCTTAGTGGAAATTGCGCCCACCGTTCGCGAGTTTTTCGACGGCGAGAACAGTGTCCTCGTCATGGCCGACGACGAAGCCGTAAAAACCAATCGTCTCAATCTCCTGGGACTCTTGCGCAACCACGCCCGCGTTTTAGCCGACTTCGGGGCGATCGTCAAAAACGGCTAATCCCAACCCCCAAAACACCAACTAGAAACCGGGTTTCTCCGAGAAACCCGGTTTCTGACCCCCCAGCCAACCCATCCAAACACCAATTTCTGACCCCCAGCCAACCCATCCAAACACCAATTTCTGCCCCCCAGCCAACCCATCCAAACACCAATTTTTGACCCCCTCAACCCACCCATCCCCGTTCACAGCATCTCACAACATGAGGGGTCTAACCCCTCATTAAACCCCCAAAAACCCATCCGCAACCCATCCCAGCCCCCGTCAGTGATCGTTATCACACCTAACCCGGATTAACATCAGCTATGCCACTGTCATAAAGTGGCATACTAAGGTCATCAAGGGTGTAACAAGGGTCAACAAAAAATGATTTCTACGTTAGTTGAATCCGCATTTCAAACAGGGTGTTTAAGCGTCGCGTCAGAAGGACTCATTCACCAAGTCCTCAGCCACCGCGCCTATGGTCCTACCGACCTAGACGCATTACAACGTCTCTGGTTAGCCGTCGAAGGGGGAAAAATCCAGCGAGAAGCCCAATCTCAATGTACGGTACTATCAAACCTGATGGTTGCCGCTTAGAATTACCAAGAGTCCGTTGTCAGAACAACCCCTTAAACACAGCCGCCTCATTGCCGCCTCCCCCATTTACTATGGCTGGGTCGTTCTCCTAGCCGGGAGTTTAGGGATGTTGATGACCATCCCCGGCCAAACCGTGGGCGTGTCCGTATTCCTCGATAAAATTATCCTCGATCTCGACATCTCGCGATCGCTCGTCTCCTTCCTTTACCTCCTCGGAACCGTCAGCGGTTCCTTTTTTCTGCCCGGCTTCGGACGCTTCATCGACCGTTCCGGCCCCCGCAAAGCCGTCATCCTCATCGCCAGTCTCTTCGCCCTAGCCTGCGTCTACATGGGATTAGTCGCCAACATCGTCATGTTGGCCCTGGGGTTTATCGCCATCCGCAGTTTAGGACAAGGGGCCTTAGCCCTAGTTAGCCTCAACGTCATCAACCTGTGGTTTGTCCGTCGCCGAGGCTTCGCCCTCAGCATCTCAGGAATTGGTCTGGCCCTAGGAATTGGCGTATTCCCCCTCATCATCGAAAGCTTAATCAATCAACTCGGCTGGCGACTGGCCTACGCCAGTTTAGGGGGAGTCGTCGCCCTGACCATCCTACCCCTAGGGGCCCTGTTCTACCGAGAGCAACCCGAACGCTACGGCCTACAACCCGACGGACACCATCAAGCCGGAGAAGCCGTCGCCCTCAGCGAAGTCAACTATACCCTGCCCGCCGCCCGCCGTACCCTCACCTTTTGGATCTTCACCGCCGGAAGTATCTGCGTGGCCATGTTAATCACCGGCCTACTCTTCCACCACTACTCGATTATGGCCAACTCCGGCATTGAGCGGTCTGTAGCGGCCATGGTCTTTGTCCCCTTCGGCGTAATTACCGCCCTCGCCAACCTCATCACCGGAGTCTTACTCGATCGCATCTCACCACGATTTCTCATGGCCACCATGTTACTGCTGATGGGTAGTGCCTTATTCCTTGCCGTACGCATCACCACAGGAGAAGGAATGCTCCTCTACGGCGGTCTATTGGGGTTAATCGAGGGCATGAACGGAGTCTTAAAATCAGGGATATACGCCTACTACTTTGGGCGTTCTCACCTCGGCAGTATTACCGGCTTTGCCACCACCCTCGCCGTCATCGGCACCGCCACCGGTCCCGTCTCCTTCGCCCTAGGGTTCGAGCATTTCGGCAGTTACGGACCCGTCTTAGCCCTAACCGCCTTACCCCCCGTCCTCGTCGCCCTAGCCTTACTCCTCACCCCCTCCCAGCTATTGGAAACCGCCCCATAACCCCCACCCAGTCCAGCCTGAAACCGCCAATTTCCCAGACATTCGGGCCCTTCTGCCTAAAACACGGCCTCCCCAGCGTTAATGAACTAGAGGCAACCCACACTCGATGTCCGGGTTCATTCAGCCAACCCACGAAGGAATCAAAAGAGGGCGACCACAAGAGGGCGACCACAAGAGGGCGACCACAAGGGTACGCCCCTACGTCTTTTCTCTTGCCTTTTGCCTCTTGCCTCTTGCCTTTTGCCTCTTGCCTCTTGCCTTTTGCCTCTTGCCTTTTGCCTTTTTCTCCAATGCTCCAAACCATAAAACCCCTCGACCCGTCCCCGACCAATCCAGAAGCCTGGGACATTCTCAACCACTTTATTCGCAGCTATCAAGACGGGGGAGACTCAGCCCTCTGTCAGCAATTAGCCGCCCAACCCCAATGGCTGAATGGCCAACTGATGGCCGTCATTGAGGGGTCTAAAGATACCCCACCTTGGCCACAGGAAGACTATGGCCAGACCCTCTATCATTTGGGCAACGCCTACCAACACCCCGCCCAACTCGGAGAGTCTCCCTCTCAGAACCAAGCCTGGGCCGTCATCTGTTACCGAATCGCCCTAGAGATTTTCCGTCCCCAACAGTTCCCCCGAGAATGCCTAAACACGGCCCTCGCCTTGGGGGACTTGGGATTCCAGCAGGGAGATTGGCAGATGGCCTTAGATGGCTATTATCTGGGGATAGCGGCCATTAACCACAAACGCACCCAGCCTCTCAACCCGGAAGAAACCCTAGACCTCCTGACCAAGTCCCTCCACATCAACAACTACGCTATCCAAGCGGCCCTAAATCTCTAGGGCCGAACGACCTGGCTCAAACAGACCAGATACCGAGTGTCTCAAGCTGGACAAGTCGCGTTTACCTCGGCTGAAGCCATGACACGAGGAGGACGCAAAGGGCCGGATGGCTCACACACCAGAGACCGGGTGTCTTGAAGACACTCGGTCTCTCAAGCACATTATTTGTCAAAAAATTTCCCCGCATCTGCATAAAAACCTCCCTCCCCAGGGTTAATGGACTAGAACGCCACCCAGGAGGGAAGCCGATGACTATCCAAATTGAGCAAATTGCCCAGTTTCTCGACCATCGAGACTGGCGCTATCGGGTTGAAGCCGAGAAGAACCGCATCATCACCGCCGTGAACTCGGATATCGTCGAGGATTTTGTGATTGTGATTGCGGTGCAGGAGGAGGGCGAGTATCTCAGCCTCTTTGCCCCACAACTCCTTTATCTTAAAGACCATCACTACAAAGGCGTTGCCTTTCAGACCATGTTAGCCATGGCGTGGGAAGTCAAGTTATTGCGTTGGGAATATGACCCCAGTGATGGGGAAGTGCGCAGCAGTACCGGAATCGCCGTGGAGGATGGTCGGGTGACGGAGAAACAGTTTAATCGCTTGTTGTCGGGGTTGATTCAACTGACGGAGGAGGGGATGACGCGGTTGAAGCAGGTGTTGGCGACGGGAGAAGACCCTGGACGAGTGGGGGTCGAGGCGCAGTTACTGGCGGCGTTACGGGAGATGTTGCCGGAAGAACTCCTGGGACAACTGGGGGCGCAATTGCAACAGTTGAGTGACCCAGAGACTTGACCAGAGACCGGGTGTCTTGAAGACACTCGGTCTCTCACCCCAACTCGTTTATGACCCTTCATTGGCGCAATAATCATGATGCACGTTCAACAACTTTGTGAGTTTCTGCAACAGCAACAGTGGGCCTACCAGGCGAATCTCCAAGAACAACAGGTTCAGTTACAGCGAGAGGGGTTGACGGTCTTGATTTCCCTCGAAGACGATGGCAAATTTGTCAAAATCGTTCTTCCCCAACTGTTGACCCTCAACTCAGACCAGCCTCACTATGAACTGGGGTTGCAATGCCTACTGCATCTGGGGTGGCGCTATAAACTGGTGCGCTGGCAACGAGACCCGAGGGATGGGGAAGTGCGCCTCCAAGCGGATTTGCCCCTGGAAGATGGGGAACTCAGTTCACGGCAGTTTTGGCGCACCTTGCAGGGATGCTTGCAGATTGCGCGAGAGGGACGGAAACAGGTGCAACAGGTATTGCAAACCGGGGCTGTCGCCTCCCAAACAGACTCACTGCAACTTCTAGGTCTTTTACTGCAAGCCGAAGTGAACGGGGGGGCTGAGGCGGTGTATGGGGAATTGGATCGACGAGGAGGACGAGTTGACCCCAACTTAGCTGAGGCGGCTCAACAATTTCTTAAGCAGGCGGCAGAATCAGCCAATCCAGAGATGCAGGATGGGTTGGTGGGGGTGATTGGAAATCTCGCCATTCGTCTGCAAGATTATCCCCGAGGTCGTCGAGAGCAGAATGTTGCCATTGCGATTCTACTGTATCAAATCGTCCTGGAAGCCCGACCGAAGCATCGCCTGCCTGACAAGTGGGCGCAAACCCAAAATAACCTGGGGAATGCCTACTCGGACTTGCCCACGGGCGATCGCGCCGGGAACCTGCAACAAGCCATCCGCTGCTATAACGCCGCCCTCACCGTCTGGACTCGTGAGAGGGCACCCTTAGATTGGGCAATGACCCAAACTAACCTGGGTTCTGCCTACTTGCAATTGCCCACGGGCGATCGTGCGGCGAACCTAAAGCAAGCCATTGCCTACTGCCAAAATGCCCTCACCGTGAGGACTCCCGAGACCACACCCTTACAATGGGCAGGAATCCAAACTAACCTGGGGTCCGCCTACTTGCAATTGCCCACCGGTAATCGCGCGGCGAACCTAAAGCAAGCCATCGCCTGCTATGAAGCTGCCCTCCACTTATGGACACCTGAGACGGCATCCTTACAATGGGCAATGACGCAAAATAACCTGGGGAATGCCTACTCGCAATTGCCCACCGGTAATCGCGCAGCGAACCTGCAACAAGCCATCGCTTGCTTTAAGGCCGCCCTCACCATCTGGACTCCCAAGATCGCACCCTTAGACTGGGCAATGACGCAAAATAACCTAGGGAATGCCTACTGGCAAATGCCCAAGGGCGATCACCCTTGGAACCTGCAACAAGCCATCGCTTGCTACCAAAACGCCCTCACCGTCTGGACTCCTGAGACGGCATCCTTACAATGGGCAACGACCAAAAACAACCTAGGTTTAGCCTACTCCAAATTGCCAACGGGAGATCGTGCGGCAAACCTAAAGCAAGCCATCGCCTGCTATGAAGCTGCCCTCAGCGTCAGGAAGCGCGGGACTGCACCCTTAGAATGGGCAACGACCCAAAATAACCTGGGGAATGTCTACTTGCAATTGCCCACCGGTGATCGCGCGGCGAACCTAAAGCAAGCCATCGCCTGCTATGAAGCTGCCCTCAGCGTCAGGAAGCGCGGGACTGCACCCTTAGATTGGGCAGAGACCCAAAATAACTTGGGGAATGCCTATAAGAACTTGCCAACGGGAGATCGTGCCAGGAACCTGCAACAAGCCATCACCTGCTATAACGCCGCCCTCAGCGTCAGGACTCGTGAGACCACACCCTTAGAATGGGCAACGACCCAAAATAACCTGGGGAATGCCTACCGGGAAATGTCCACAGGCGATCGCGCGGCGAACCTAAAGAAAGCCATCACCTGCTATAACGCCGCCCTCAGCGTCAGGACTTGTGAGACCGCACCCTTACAATGGGCAATGACTCAAAATAACCTAGGGAATGCCTACCGGGAAATGTCCACAGGAGATCGCACGGGGAACCTGCAACAAGCCATCACCTGCTATGAAGCCGCCCTCAGCGTCAGGACTCGTGAGACCGCACCCTTAGATTGGGCAGAGACCCAAAATAACCTGGGTTTAGCCTACTCGGACTTGCCCATGGGCGATCGCGCGGGGAACCTGCAACAAGCCATCAGCTGCTTTAAGGCCGCCCTCACCGTCAGAACGCCGCAACTGTTCCCCCTGGACTGCCTACAAACAGCTCGCAACTGGGGTAACTTGGAATTTCGGGAAGGACAGTGGCACAATGCCTTAACCCAATACCAAACTGCCATCGAAGCCATTGAACAATCGCGCCGCTTTGCCCTCAGTGAAGAGCGTCGTCAGCAGATTGTGCAAGAGTCCATCTACGTTTACGAAAACGCCATCCAAGCGGCCATTAACCTCAAAGACATCGCCAGCGCCCTGGAAATCGTGGAACGAGTCCGGGCGAAGCGTTTAGTCGATTTGATGGCCACCGCAGACCTCTACCAAGATGGGGCAATTCCCGCAGCGGTTCAAGACTGGCTGCACCAACTGGACCAACTGGACCGAGAGATTGCCCAACGTCGTCAGAACGTCGCCTCCACAGAGACTCCAGAAGCGCCAACGTCCCCGGAAGATTCCCCCAAACCCCTGCCAGAGACCCCAGAAGATGACGCTTCCCCTGGAGACTCCCCCAAACACCGCCACGGGGTCTCCCGTCAACTCCGCGCAGCGATGACCGCCACCGAGGAGATTCGGGAACTTGAACAAGAAAAACAGGCCATTCTCGACCAACTCAGCAACCGAGATGATGTGGTTGCCAAACTGCGAGAGGTCCAGCCGCCCAAACTCCAGGATTTTCAACCCCTCCTGTCTGAGAACACCGCCCTCGTCAGCTTCTACACCACCGATGATCACACTCATCTCCTGATTCTCCGTTCCGGGGAGTCTCAGCCGGTTTGTTTCACCTGCCCGGGACAGGGCTACAAACCCCTGCAACTCTGGCTCCGGGAGACTTGGGCGGCGCTTTATCTCCTGGATAAAACCCAATGGCTTGCCCAAATGCAAGCCACCCTCCAGGAACTGGCGCAACGGTTACGCCTCAACGACCTCATCGAGGAACATCTCCAAGGAATTGAGGAACTGGTCTTGGTGCCCCATCTGTTTCTGCATCAAATCCCCTTTGCGGCGTTACCCCTGAAGGATGGCTATCTAGGAGACCGTTTCCGCCTGCGCTATGCCCCCAGTCTGCAAGTGTTGGGCTTCTGTCAGGGTCGCCAGGGGGTGCAGACTCGGGAGTATGGGACCGTGGAAAATGCCACCGATGATTTGCCCTTTAGTTCCTTTGAGGGGGCGACGGTGGCGCACTTGTTTGAGATTGAGTCGCAACGGCGGCTGATTGGGGCGCAAGCCAAGACGACGGCGTACCGAGGCTTGTTGGAGGCGAGTAATTACCTCGTCAGCAGTCACCACGCCCAAAGTCGCTGGGATAATCCCCTGGAGTCGGGGTTAAAACTCAGTGATGGCACGATTACGGTCAGTCAACTGTTTTCTCCGGCTTGGCGCTTTCCGCAGTTGGAGGAGGTCTATCTCTCCTGTTGTGAGACGGGGTTGTTTCTGCCGGATAGTGCCCTGGATGAGCCGGTGGCGGTGAGTACGGGCTTTCTCTGTGCCGGGGCGCGGGGGGTGATTGCCAGTCAATGGTCGATTTATGATTTGTCGGTGGCGTTGGTGTCGGGGTTGTATCACCAGCAACGTCATCAGGGCTTGTCCCGGGTGGCGGCGTTGCAGCGGGCGCAGCAGGAGATGCGGCAGATGACGGGGAAGACGTTTCAGCAAGCCTATGCTAAACCCCTCCGGACGTATCTCAAGTCGGAACAGCGACGGCTACAGCAAGACGTTGAGGCGGTGCATCGCTTGCAGAACGGGGAGCGACTGATTAAACGCTATTGCCATGAGGCGCATCCCTTTGAGCATCCGGTACATTGGGCGGGTTTAGGCTGTTATGGCTTGGGATGAAATGCACTAATTGCACGTTTTGTCAAGGTTAAAGAGGTGAAATCATGGATAAATTTGAGCGGTCAATGGGTCAAGAGATGGGGCAAACTACAGGGAGTTCACCCCAGTCGAGGACTGCCAAAATGATGAAGCAAGACCAATGCCCCCCGGAGATTCATGAGCAACTCAAGGATATTTTTCGCCGGGCCTTACAGGCGGAGTCACCAGAAGAATGTAAACGATTACGACGAGAAGGATTAAACATGATGATGAAAGCACCCAAGGAATGTTTTTGGCGGGGATATGCGCTCCACTATGAGGAGGATTTGCTCTATGTGGAGGCTTCGCTTGACGCTTTGGACTATATTGAACGGAAAATTTATGGCGATATTCGCGGTTCGGGGACGGCGGAGGAGAAAGCCTACGACCCCGACAAGGGAGATGCTAGCCCCCTTACGCTTTGGAATATCCGCTGTAAGGGCGCTTATGAGGATAAGCGTCAGGAACGGAAGGACTTGATTCAGGAGACTCCCCGCGATGGCTTAGGGAGACGGCTAGAGGCGGGGGAGATGGCTCAAGCCGATGAGGAACCCAGCCGCTTGGAGAAGGTTCGCCAAGAGTTTGAGTTAGACCCGACTGGGGCTTTAAAGACTAATTTTGTCCGCCAAACTCCCCCACCGCCGATTACGGTTCAGTCGGTGTTACTGCGGATTTATGATTATGCCTCTTGTGGGGAAAAATGGACGCTGAAACGGTTGGCTGAGGAGTTTAATGTGTCTCCTGGGGTAATGAATGGGGCTTGGAGTCGAACGATTCGTCCTTTGTTGGCCCAGATGGGCGATCGGCTTTGTTGATGTGTATTGATAATTAGATTGACGACATTCAACCCAGAGGAACATTATGACGACTGAACAATTTGAAGAAAAATTCGGACAACTGATTCCGATTCCGAGTCGGGTTCATGAACAATTAAATGGTTTGCTGAATCGACTATCACCTGAACAAGTGCAAAGGATTCGTCCTCGGGCGATCGCCGTTTGGGTGGTGGCCCGCTAT contains these protein-coding regions:
- a CDS encoding CHAT domain-containing protein, translated to MMHVQQLCEFLQQQQWAYQANLQEQQVQLQREGLTVLISLEDDGKFVKIVLPQLLTLNSDQPHYELGLQCLLHLGWRYKLVRWQRDPRDGEVRLQADLPLEDGELSSRQFWRTLQGCLQIAREGRKQVQQVLQTGAVASQTDSLQLLGLLLQAEVNGGAEAVYGELDRRGGRVDPNLAEAAQQFLKQAAESANPEMQDGLVGVIGNLAIRLQDYPRGRREQNVAIAILLYQIVLEARPKHRLPDKWAQTQNNLGNAYSDLPTGDRAGNLQQAIRCYNAALTVWTRERAPLDWAMTQTNLGSAYLQLPTGDRAANLKQAIAYCQNALTVRTPETTPLQWAGIQTNLGSAYLQLPTGNRAANLKQAIACYEAALHLWTPETASLQWAMTQNNLGNAYSQLPTGNRAANLQQAIACFKAALTIWTPKIAPLDWAMTQNNLGNAYWQMPKGDHPWNLQQAIACYQNALTVWTPETASLQWATTKNNLGLAYSKLPTGDRAANLKQAIACYEAALSVRKRGTAPLEWATTQNNLGNVYLQLPTGDRAANLKQAIACYEAALSVRKRGTAPLDWAETQNNLGNAYKNLPTGDRARNLQQAITCYNAALSVRTRETTPLEWATTQNNLGNAYREMSTGDRAANLKKAITCYNAALSVRTCETAPLQWAMTQNNLGNAYREMSTGDRTGNLQQAITCYEAALSVRTRETAPLDWAETQNNLGLAYSDLPMGDRAGNLQQAISCFKAALTVRTPQLFPLDCLQTARNWGNLEFREGQWHNALTQYQTAIEAIEQSRRFALSEERRQQIVQESIYVYENAIQAAINLKDIASALEIVERVRAKRLVDLMATADLYQDGAIPAAVQDWLHQLDQLDREIAQRRQNVASTETPEAPTSPEDSPKPLPETPEDDASPGDSPKHRHGVSRQLRAAMTATEEIRELEQEKQAILDQLSNRDDVVAKLREVQPPKLQDFQPLLSENTALVSFYTTDDHTHLLILRSGESQPVCFTCPGQGYKPLQLWLRETWAALYLLDKTQWLAQMQATLQELAQRLRLNDLIEEHLQGIEELVLVPHLFLHQIPFAALPLKDGYLGDRFRLRYAPSLQVLGFCQGRQGVQTREYGTVENATDDLPFSSFEGATVAHLFEIESQRRLIGAQAKTTAYRGLLEASNYLVSSHHAQSRWDNPLESGLKLSDGTITVSQLFSPAWRFPQLEEVYLSCCETGLFLPDSALDEPVAVSTGFLCAGARGVIASQWSIYDLSVALVSGLYHQQRHQGLSRVAALQRAQQEMRQMTGKTFQQAYAKPLRTYLKSEQRRLQQDVEAVHRLQNGERLIKRYCHEAHPFEHPVHWAGLGCYGLG